The following is a genomic window from Nitrospirota bacterium.
CGGGGAGATTCACCATTCATGCCTCTTTTTTGGAAAATCCTGATAGCCTTCATCCCGACACAACTACCGTTAGGAATCCTTGAAGGCGCAATGACAGCAGGCATGGTCGTACTGCTTTATAAGAAGAGACCTGACTTGCTTGTGAAGATGGGCGTGGTAAAGGCAGGGGAGGCGGTATGAAAAAACTCAATAACTACACAAAAAAATACACGAACCCGTCATTGCCGCTTGTCGGCAATCCTTCTGTGAGATTCCGGACAAATAGGAAAGATTCCGGACAAGCCGGAATGACAAGATCGGGGAAGATATTTGTTATTTATTTTTTTCTTATATTATTTCTGTTGCTCATTCCCCCTCACTTGTCACTCGTCACTGCTGCTGACAAATGGGGCGGCGTTGACGAATCGGTTGTGGAGAAATACGCGGAAGAGCACGGCAGGGCTGCAAGAAATCCAATAATAAATACGGATCAGGGTGATTTGCTTCTTTTTGTTTTTCTGTTTGCAGGCGCAGTTGGCGGATTTGCAGCAGGATATTACTGGAGGAGGTTAACAGAGCACAGAACACAGAGGACAGAACACTGACAAAAGGAGCGTAGCATATTATCACCTTCCACGTTACTTCCTCTTTCCCGATGCTTTGGGGAGAAGGTGAGGGGTAGATAAGAAAACAAATGGAAATTTTTTCTGAACATTTTCAAAAAGAGCATAGCTTCTCAAAAGTTGATGCAAGGGTGAAGCTGATTGTTGTACTTGCGCTTCTTATGATGGTCATAAGCAGCAAGGGAATACTGTTTCCGCTGTTTATAGCAGCAGGGTGTTTTCTCGTCTGCCGGATAATGAAGGCGCCGACGCGCATTATCCTTACAAGAATTGCGGAGCCCTTGTTTCTTGCCGGGATGGTCTTGCTGCTGAAGCTGCTTTTTACAGGCAATGAAACCATGTTTTCCTTCAATGTCATGGGGCTTGAACTGACTGGTCACAGAGATGGATTAATTGACGGAATCAGGATTGCAAGCAGGATAATCGGCGGAGTCTCGCTTGTTGTAACGCTTGGATTTGCAACTCCGTTTACTGAAATTATGGCCGGACTTTCATGGCTTAGGATTCCCAAACAGTTTATTGAGATAATGATGTTTGCTTACAGGTATATTTTTGTATTTCTTGAAGAAGGACTTACTATCTATAATGCACAAAAAAACCGTCTCGGTTATGCAGGAATAAGAAAAGGGATGAAGTCCTTCGGTGTGCTCGCAGGGTCTCTTGTTATAAGGGGTTTTGACCAGAGTCAGAAGACCTCGGAGGCAATGATACAGCGGGGCTATACAGGTGATATGCCTCTGCTCAAAAATTATCCCCTGAGATTTGGCGAACTTGCTATCGCTGTGGTATTTATTATTTTTGCGGGTGTGGTATGGATGATTTGAAAAGAACATGGAACACAGAGCACAGAACACAGATAGAGGCTGTTTTATCAGTTAAAGATGTTTTTTACAGATATGCTGACGGCACTCAGGCGCTGTCGGGCATAAATCTGAATATACATAGGGGAGAATTTGTCGGCTTTCTCGGCGCTAACGGCTCCGGTAAGACAACACTTTTGCGGGTAATGGACGGGCTTATGAAGAACTTTGAGGGTAGTGTGCAGCTTGACGGGGTTGAAATAAAAAATCTTACTTCCAAAGAAATATACAGAGAGGTCGGGCTTGTATTTCAGAATCCTGACGATCAGTTGTTTGCGCCGACTCTTTTTGAGGATGTTGCCTTTGGCCCTTTGAATATGGGGTTTAATTTCAAAGAAGTAGAACAAAGAGTTATGGCTGCCCTGGAGGAAGTTGAATTGACAGGGCTGGAAAGAAAATCAGTCCATAACCTGAGTTTCGGGCAAAGAAAAAGGGCTTGTATTGCAGGGCTGCTTGCAATGGGTCATGAGATACTGCTTCTTGATGAGCCGACTGCCGGTCTTGACCCCATGGGTGAGTATAAAATGATGAAACTTCTTAGAAGGCTTAATCAGGAAAATGGCGTAACGATTGTCATGGCAACACACAGTGTTGACCTTGTACCTGTTTTCCTTGATAGACTTTATATTCTAAGTAAGGGCAGGATTACGAGGGGCGGTATCCCTGAAGAGGTTTTTAGTGCGCCGGGGGATATGGCTGAT
Proteins encoded in this region:
- a CDS encoding energy-coupling factor ABC transporter permease — encoded protein: GSFAGYLTFRGLRALKANLWIAGFMAGILADWATYTTTSIELASGIRGDSPFMPLFWKILIAFIPTQLPLGILEGAMTAGMVVLLYKKRPDLLVKMGVVKAGEAV
- the cbiQ gene encoding cobalt ECF transporter T component CbiQ, with protein sequence MEIFSEHFQKEHSFSKVDARVKLIVVLALLMMVISSKGILFPLFIAAGCFLVCRIMKAPTRIILTRIAEPLFLAGMVLLLKLLFTGNETMFSFNVMGLELTGHRDGLIDGIRIASRIIGGVSLVVTLGFATPFTEIMAGLSWLRIPKQFIEIMMFAYRYIFVFLEEGLTIYNAQKNRLGYAGIRKGMKSFGVLAGSLVIRGFDQSQKTSEAMIQRGYTGDMPLLKNYPLRFGELAIAVVFIIFAGVVWMI
- a CDS encoding ATP-binding cassette domain-containing protein — translated: MDDLKRTWNTEHRTQIEAVLSVKDVFYRYADGTQALSGINLNIHRGEFVGFLGANGSGKTTLLRVMDGLMKNFEGSVQLDGVEIKNLTSKEIYREVGLVFQNPDDQLFAPTLFEDVAFGPLNMGFNFKEVEQRVMAALEEVELTGLERKSVHNLSFGQRKRACIAGLLAMGHEILLLDEPTAGLDPMGEYKMMKLLRRLNQENGVTIVMATHSVDLVPVFLDRLYILSKGRITRGGIPEEVFSAPGDMADVKLRLPQIAELIYKLKHEDKIHFARIPLTIGEARREILKTMQNEKLKIQNLG